One segment of Primulina tabacum isolate GXHZ01 chromosome 14, ASM2559414v2, whole genome shotgun sequence DNA contains the following:
- the LOC142524427 gene encoding histone acetyltransferase MCC1-like isoform X2 yields the protein MVNLKVPCHPSISFRPIQPPDLAVLEIIHGDLFPVRYESEFFHNIVNGRDIVSWGAVDQSRSNPQNDELIGFVTARVVLAKESEVEDLLSFDSPNSDQTLVYILTLGVLESYRNMGVGNSLMHEVVKFASSISTCRAVYLHVISYNIPAIHLYKKMSFQCLRRLYNFYYINGEHYDSYLFVYYVNGGRSPCSPLELVLLFVSYIKGGFKSIAAKLWKNEEKKKFKWPKFKESSCLLPTVQNKSIATSESARSVPACGIS from the exons ATGGTAAATCTCAAAGTTCCCTGCCATCCAAGTATATCTTTTAGGCCAATACAACCACCTGACTTAGCAGTTCTTGAAATAATTCATGGAGATCTGTTTCCAGTAAG GTATGAATCTGAGTTTTTCCACAATATTGTCAATGGCCGTGATATTGTGTCCTGGGGAGCTGTTGACCAAAGCCGGTCCAATCCACAGAACGATGAACTTATTGGATTTGTGACTGCTAGAGTTGTTTTGGCGAAAGAGAGTGAG GTCGAGGATTTACTCAGCTTTGACTCGCCAAACTCTGACCAAACACTGGTATACATCTTAACGCTGGGAGTCTTAGAGTCATATAGAAATATGGGAGTAGGCaa TTCACTGATGCATGAAGTTGTAAAGTTCGCCTCTAGTATTTCAACTTGTCGTGCTGTTTATCTTCATGTGATCTCATACAATATTCCAGCCATACATCTGTACAAGAAAATGTCCTTTCAGTGCTTACGGAGGTTAtacaatttttattatatcaatGGTGAGCATTACGATTCATATTTATTCGTCTACTATGTGAATGGAGGTCGATCTCCTTGCTCACCTCT AGAACTTGTCTTGCTATTTGTTTCTTATATAAAGGGAGGctttaaatctattgctgcAAAGCTGTGGAAGAATGAAGAGAAGAAGAAATTCAAGTGGCCCAAATTTAAAGAGTCTAGTTGCCTTCTTCCCACGGTACAGAACAAGAGCATTGCTACTTCCGAAAGCGCTCGATCTGTCCCAGCATGCGGAATCTCTTAA
- the LOC142524427 gene encoding histone acetyltransferase MCC1-like isoform X1, whose protein sequence is MVNLKVPCHPSISFRPIQPPDLAVLEIIHGDLFPVRYESEFFHNIVNGRDIVSWGAVDQSRSNPQNDELIGFVTARVVLAKESEVEDLLSFDSPNSDQTLVYILTLGVLESYRNMGVGKFLLFFLDVLFWILLSSSVLKIQFLNRVFSDPGFSASSLMHEVVKFASSISTCRAVYLHVISYNIPAIHLYKKMSFQCLRRLYNFYYINGEHYDSYLFVYYVNGGRSPCSPLELVLLFVSYIKGGFKSIAAKLWKNEEKKKFKWPKFKESSCLLPTVQNKSIATSESARSVPACGIS, encoded by the exons ATGGTAAATCTCAAAGTTCCCTGCCATCCAAGTATATCTTTTAGGCCAATACAACCACCTGACTTAGCAGTTCTTGAAATAATTCATGGAGATCTGTTTCCAGTAAG GTATGAATCTGAGTTTTTCCACAATATTGTCAATGGCCGTGATATTGTGTCCTGGGGAGCTGTTGACCAAAGCCGGTCCAATCCACAGAACGATGAACTTATTGGATTTGTGACTGCTAGAGTTGTTTTGGCGAAAGAGAGTGAG GTCGAGGATTTACTCAGCTTTGACTCGCCAAACTCTGACCAAACACTGGTATACATCTTAACGCTGGGAGTCTTAGAGTCATATAGAAATATGGGAGTAGGCaagtttcttcttttctttcttgatgTCCTTTTTTGGATATTACTTTCATCCAGTGTGTTGAAGATACAGTTCTTGAACCGAGTATTCTCTGATCCTGGATTTTCAGCCAGTTCACTGATGCATGAAGTTGTAAAGTTCGCCTCTAGTATTTCAACTTGTCGTGCTGTTTATCTTCATGTGATCTCATACAATATTCCAGCCATACATCTGTACAAGAAAATGTCCTTTCAGTGCTTACGGAGGTTAtacaatttttattatatcaatGGTGAGCATTACGATTCATATTTATTCGTCTACTATGTGAATGGAGGTCGATCTCCTTGCTCACCTCT AGAACTTGTCTTGCTATTTGTTTCTTATATAAAGGGAGGctttaaatctattgctgcAAAGCTGTGGAAGAATGAAGAGAAGAAGAAATTCAAGTGGCCCAAATTTAAAGAGTCTAGTTGCCTTCTTCCCACGGTACAGAACAAGAGCATTGCTACTTCCGAAAGCGCTCGATCTGTCCCAGCATGCGGAATCTCTTAA
- the LOC142524427 gene encoding histone acetyltransferase MCC1-like isoform X3, protein MNAIELKVEDLLSFDSPNSDQTLVYILTLGVLESYRNMGVGKFLLFFLDVLFWILLSSSVLKIQFLNRVFSDPGFSASSLMHEVVKFASSISTCRAVYLHVISYNIPAIHLYKKMSFQCLRRLYNFYYINGEHYDSYLFVYYVNGGRSPCSPLELVLLFVSYIKGGFKSIAAKLWKNEEKKKFKWPKFKESSCLLPTVQNKSIATSESARSVPACGIS, encoded by the exons GTCGAGGATTTACTCAGCTTTGACTCGCCAAACTCTGACCAAACACTGGTATACATCTTAACGCTGGGAGTCTTAGAGTCATATAGAAATATGGGAGTAGGCaagtttcttcttttctttcttgatgTCCTTTTTTGGATATTACTTTCATCCAGTGTGTTGAAGATACAGTTCTTGAACCGAGTATTCTCTGATCCTGGATTTTCAGCCAGTTCACTGATGCATGAAGTTGTAAAGTTCGCCTCTAGTATTTCAACTTGTCGTGCTGTTTATCTTCATGTGATCTCATACAATATTCCAGCCATACATCTGTACAAGAAAATGTCCTTTCAGTGCTTACGGAGGTTAtacaatttttattatatcaatGGTGAGCATTACGATTCATATTTATTCGTCTACTATGTGAATGGAGGTCGATCTCCTTGCTCACCTCT AGAACTTGTCTTGCTATTTGTTTCTTATATAAAGGGAGGctttaaatctattgctgcAAAGCTGTGGAAGAATGAAGAGAAGAAGAAATTCAAGTGGCCCAAATTTAAAGAGTCTAGTTGCCTTCTTCCCACGGTACAGAACAAGAGCATTGCTACTTCCGAAAGCGCTCGATCTGTCCCAGCATGCGGAATCTCTTAA